From a region of the Microbacterium sp. nov. GSS16 genome:
- a CDS encoding SufE family protein, which yields MTDKHVPAVLAEFRDEFLELPEPDRLELLLEFANALPPVSDEIAAHPEMAERVAECQSPVYIYIEVTDGVVTMHATAPPEAPTTRGFASILAQGLTGLTADEVLAVPNDYPQSLGLTRLVSPLRIGGMTGMLMRAKRQVEAKR from the coding sequence ATGACTGACAAGCACGTCCCCGCCGTCCTCGCCGAGTTCCGCGACGAGTTCCTCGAGCTGCCCGAGCCCGATCGTCTCGAGCTGCTGCTCGAGTTCGCGAACGCGCTTCCTCCCGTCTCCGATGAGATCGCGGCCCATCCCGAGATGGCCGAGCGGGTGGCAGAGTGCCAGTCCCCCGTCTACATCTACATCGAGGTCACCGACGGCGTCGTCACGATGCACGCGACGGCGCCGCCGGAGGCCCCGACGACCCGCGGATTCGCGAGCATCCTCGCGCAGGGCCTGACGGGCCTCACCGCCGACGAGGTGCTCGCGGTGCCGAACGACTATCCCCAGAGCCTCGGTCTGACGCGGCTCGTCTCGCCGCTTCGGATCGGCGGCATGACGGGGATGCTGATGCGCGCGAAGCGTCAGGTCGAAGCCAAGCGCTGA
- a CDS encoding sulfurtransferase, with protein sequence MAVDRDTSSPKFAEYAEPGRLVTTEWLAARLGTPGLVVVESDEDVLLYETGHIPGAVKIDWHTELNDPVVRDYVDGEGFAELLSRKGIARDDTVVIYGDKNNWWAAYALWVFSLFGHEDVRLLDGGRDRWISEGREITTDKTVRPATEYPVVERDDSQLRAYKEDVLAFIGKGPLIDVRSPEEYNGERTTAPAYPEEGSLRAGHIPTAQSVPWGRAVAEDGGFRPRAELEAIYRDEAGIDDSDDVIAYCRIGERSSHTWFVLKHLLGIEKVRNYDGSWTEWGSAVRVPIVSGSEPGTL encoded by the coding sequence GTGGCCGTCGATCGCGACACGTCATCCCCCAAGTTCGCCGAGTACGCCGAACCCGGCCGCCTCGTGACAACCGAGTGGCTCGCCGCCCGCCTCGGCACCCCCGGCCTCGTGGTGGTGGAATCCGATGAGGACGTGCTGCTCTACGAGACCGGGCACATCCCCGGTGCGGTGAAGATCGACTGGCACACCGAGCTCAACGACCCCGTCGTGCGCGACTACGTCGACGGCGAGGGCTTCGCCGAGCTGCTGAGCCGCAAGGGCATCGCCCGCGACGACACCGTGGTCATCTACGGCGACAAGAACAACTGGTGGGCCGCTTACGCGCTGTGGGTCTTCTCGCTGTTCGGACACGAGGACGTGCGCCTGCTCGACGGCGGACGTGACCGCTGGATCAGTGAGGGGCGCGAGATCACCACCGACAAGACAGTGCGCCCGGCCACCGAGTACCCCGTGGTCGAGCGCGACGACTCGCAGCTGCGTGCCTACAAGGAGGACGTGCTCGCCTTCATCGGCAAGGGGCCGCTGATCGACGTGCGCTCGCCCGAGGAGTACAACGGCGAGCGGACCACGGCGCCGGCCTATCCCGAAGAGGGCAGCCTGCGCGCCGGGCACATCCCCACCGCGCAGAGCGTGCCGTGGGGCAGGGCGGTCGCCGAGGACGGCGGTTTCAGGCCACGAGCCGAGCTCGAGGCGATCTACCGCGACGAGGCCGGCATCGACGACTCCGACGACGTCATCGCCTACTGCCGCATCGGTGAGCGCTCCAGCCACACCTGGTTCGTGCTGAAGCACCTGCTCGGCATCGAGAAGGTGCGCAACTACGACGGCTCGTGGACCGAGTGGGGCAGCGCCGTGCGCGTGCCCATCGTCAGCGGCAGCGAGCCCGGCACGCTCTGA
- the zapE gene encoding cell division protein ZapE, whose protein sequence is MTQQISTGVVHLTERTPVVTGTEMLASLVPPPQFDEATFDSYRSDERYPSQEATKQLLQRFAGAAGGTPVKKAGLFRRAPKETPMKPGVYLDGGFGVGKTHLLASVYHALPARRKYFGSFIEYTALVGALGYKNTVDLLRGADLLCIDEFELDDPGDTMVMTRLLGELVASGTKLAATSNTPPNALGEGRFAAQDFLREIHAMSESFETLRIDGVDYRQRAIDGSSVVSDATRYARAIEQAAASGEASDDAFADLIQHLARVHPSRYIRLIDGLSLVGLRDVHTLTDQSEALRFVAFVDRVYDAQLPIVATGVALDQVFADEMLAGGYRKKYLRAISRLNALTHSAAE, encoded by the coding sequence ATGACCCAGCAGATCAGCACGGGCGTCGTGCACCTCACCGAGCGCACGCCCGTCGTGACCGGAACCGAGATGCTGGCGAGCCTCGTCCCGCCTCCCCAGTTCGACGAAGCGACCTTCGACAGCTATCGCTCGGACGAGCGCTATCCGTCGCAGGAGGCCACCAAGCAGCTGCTGCAGCGCTTCGCCGGCGCGGCCGGAGGCACGCCGGTGAAGAAGGCGGGCCTGTTCCGCCGCGCGCCGAAGGAGACCCCGATGAAGCCGGGGGTCTACCTCGACGGCGGCTTCGGTGTCGGCAAGACCCACCTCCTGGCCTCGGTCTATCACGCTCTTCCCGCCCGCCGGAAGTACTTCGGCTCGTTCATCGAGTACACCGCCCTGGTCGGCGCGCTCGGCTACAAGAACACGGTCGATCTGCTGCGCGGCGCGGATCTGCTCTGCATCGACGAGTTCGAGCTCGACGACCCCGGCGACACCATGGTGATGACGCGCCTGCTCGGCGAGCTGGTGGCGTCGGGCACGAAGCTCGCCGCCACCTCGAACACCCCGCCCAACGCGCTGGGTGAGGGCCGGTTCGCCGCGCAGGACTTCCTGCGCGAGATCCACGCGATGTCCGAGAGCTTCGAGACCCTGCGCATCGACGGCGTCGACTACCGGCAGCGCGCGATCGACGGCAGCTCGGTGGTGTCCGACGCCACCCGCTACGCGCGGGCGATCGAACAGGCGGCGGCCTCGGGCGAGGCATCCGACGACGCGTTCGCCGATCTCATCCAGCACCTGGCGCGGGTGCATCCGTCCCGCTACATCCGCCTCATCGACGGGCTGTCGCTAGTCGGCCTGCGCGACGTGCACACCCTGACCGACCAGTCCGAGGCGCTGCGCTTCGTCGCGTTCGTCGACCGGGTGTACGACGCCCAGCTGCCGATCGTCGCCACCGGGGTCGCCCTCGACCAGGTGTTCGCCGACGAGATGCTCGCCGGGGGATACCGCAAGAAGTACCTGCGCGCGATCTCGCGCCTGAACGCGCTGACCCACTCCGCAGCCGAGTAA
- a CDS encoding ammonium transporter produces MDATGNVSWVVTATALVLLMTPGVAFFYGGLVRAKSVISMMMMSFGAIGLIAVLWVLYGYSMSSVASPSHFAGDPFADLGLAAASAGPDANVALLGVAYGATFAIITVALISGAIADRARFGPWLIFVGIFGTIGYFPIAAWVWGGGWIMNLGTELFGEDSGVAVIDYAGGTAVHINAGAAALALALVLGKRIGFGRELNKPHNVPLTLLGAALLWFGWFGFNAGAEWLSDDMGGVGLIAINTLGAAAAGILGWVLVEKLRVGKPTSVGAVSGLVAGLVAITPACADLTPGWALLLGALSGVACALAVDLKFRLGFDDSLDVVGLHLVGGLLGTVYLGFFATGQGLFTGGDLRLLAVQVIAAGGVMVYSFVVAYAIGFAIEKTIGFRVTGEDELAGVDLAVHGEEGYALAPSPAAMVGG; encoded by the coding sequence ATGGATGCCACAGGCAATGTCTCGTGGGTGGTCACCGCGACGGCGCTCGTGCTGCTGATGACGCCCGGGGTGGCGTTCTTCTATGGTGGTCTGGTCAGGGCGAAGAGCGTCATCAGCATGATGATGATGAGCTTCGGCGCGATCGGTCTGATCGCTGTGCTCTGGGTTCTCTACGGCTACTCGATGAGCAGCGTCGCGTCTCCGTCGCACTTCGCCGGCGACCCGTTCGCCGATCTCGGCCTGGCGGCGGCATCGGCGGGACCGGACGCCAACGTCGCCCTGCTCGGAGTCGCGTACGGCGCCACCTTCGCGATCATCACCGTCGCGCTCATCTCGGGTGCGATCGCCGATCGGGCGCGCTTCGGCCCCTGGCTCATCTTCGTGGGCATCTTCGGCACGATCGGCTACTTCCCGATCGCCGCGTGGGTGTGGGGCGGCGGCTGGATCATGAACCTCGGCACGGAGCTGTTCGGGGAGGACAGCGGAGTGGCGGTCATCGACTACGCCGGCGGCACCGCCGTGCACATCAACGCAGGCGCCGCAGCCCTCGCGCTGGCTCTCGTACTGGGCAAGCGCATCGGCTTCGGGCGCGAGCTCAACAAGCCGCACAACGTGCCGCTGACGCTGCTGGGCGCGGCGCTGCTGTGGTTCGGATGGTTCGGGTTCAACGCCGGGGCCGAATGGCTCTCGGACGACATGGGCGGTGTGGGTCTGATCGCGATCAACACGTTGGGCGCCGCTGCCGCAGGAATCCTCGGCTGGGTGCTCGTCGAGAAGCTGCGGGTCGGGAAGCCGACCTCGGTCGGAGCGGTCTCGGGCCTGGTCGCGGGTCTCGTCGCGATCACTCCCGCCTGCGCCGACCTGACGCCGGGATGGGCGCTGCTGCTGGGAGCGCTGTCGGGGGTCGCGTGCGCACTGGCGGTGGATCTGAAGTTCCGGCTCGGGTTCGACGACTCGCTCGACGTCGTGGGCCTGCACCTCGTCGGCGGGCTGCTCGGAACCGTGTACCTCGGCTTCTTCGCCACCGGGCAGGGCCTGTTCACCGGAGGTGATCTGCGGCTGCTCGCCGTGCAGGTGATCGCGGCCGGGGGAGTGATGGTCTACTCGTTCGTAGTCGCCTACGCGATCGGCTTCGCGATCGAGAAGACGATCGGCTTCCGCGTCACCGGCGAGGATGAGCTCGCCGGTGTCGACCTGGCCGTGCACGGCGAGGAGGGCTACGCGCTCGCGCCGTCACCCGCCGCTATGGTGGGCGGGTGA
- a CDS encoding type II toxin-antitoxin system PemK/MazF family toxin codes for MSSGSRILSVIVDLLGRALSGRSGGGQQARPRRRATLRPDRSRSTPEGDSSAGRMPGAETVQVDPERVGGVSVGYSPSRNHLPDSGEIIWTWVPYAENDGRGKDRPVLVIGRHGSDRVYAVRMTSRAHERDGDFISIGSGAWDAQGRESWVDIEQLYSVHHDGMRREAAVLDVARYGRIARALVDRYGWARD; via the coding sequence GTGAGCTCGGGCAGCAGGATCCTCTCGGTCATCGTCGACCTTCTCGGCAGGGCGCTGTCGGGGCGCAGCGGGGGCGGGCAGCAGGCCCGCCCCCGCCGGCGTGCCACCCTGCGACCGGACCGCAGCCGATCGACACCCGAGGGGGACTCCTCGGCCGGCAGGATGCCCGGGGCCGAGACCGTGCAGGTCGACCCCGAGCGCGTCGGCGGTGTGAGCGTCGGCTACTCGCCCTCGCGCAATCACCTGCCCGACTCCGGGGAGATCATCTGGACCTGGGTGCCCTACGCGGAGAACGACGGACGGGGCAAGGACCGGCCGGTGCTGGTAATCGGGCGGCACGGCTCCGACCGCGTCTACGCGGTGCGGATGACGAGCAGAGCCCATGAGCGCGATGGGGACTTCATCTCGATCGGGTCCGGCGCCTGGGACGCGCAGGGGCGCGAGTCGTGGGTCGACATCGAGCAGCTGTACAGCGTGCACCACGACGGCATGCGCAGAGAGGCGGCGGTGCTCGATGTCGCCCGCTATGGTCGCATCGCCCGCGCGCTCGTCGACCGGTACGGGTGGGCTCGGGACTGA
- a CDS encoding SPW repeat domain-containing protein, translating to MRFIPTKVHGVLDYLVGAALIVAPWLFGFAGMGGPAVVIPIVLGVGLIVYSLFTSYEWGPFKLIPMPVHLVFDVVASLFLALSPLLFGFISAAPNAWVPHVVVGITVIIVVIFSEPQPARAAVARARA from the coding sequence ATGCGCTTCATTCCCACGAAAGTCCACGGCGTTCTCGACTACCTGGTGGGAGCCGCGCTCATCGTCGCTCCCTGGCTCTTCGGCTTCGCGGGAATGGGCGGACCCGCCGTCGTGATCCCCATCGTCCTGGGGGTCGGCCTCATCGTCTACAGCCTCTTCACCAGCTACGAGTGGGGACCGTTCAAGCTGATCCCGATGCCGGTGCACCTCGTCTTCGACGTGGTCGCCAGCCTCTTCCTGGCGCTGTCGCCGCTGCTGTTCGGCTTCATCTCCGCTGCCCCCAACGCGTGGGTGCCCCACGTGGTGGTGGGTATCACCGTGATCATCGTGGTGATCTTCTCGGAGCCGCAGCCCGCTCGCGCCGCCGTGGCACGGGCTCGGGCCTGA
- a CDS encoding TIGR01777 family oxidoreductase, whose protein sequence is MNDSRIVVSGASGLIGGALTRSLRGDGVRVVHLVRRPARNGDEIEWLTGGRLHPDALAGAAAVVNLNGASIGRLPWGAGYRRTLRESRLRPTSVLADALLSLKADAPPLLSASAVGYYGDQPGIRLDESAASGETFLAGLCVEWEREAMRAAAATRVALLRTAPILHPDAVLKPMIALTRLGLGGPLGSGRQVWPWISLEDEVRAIQHIIDSDLHGPVNLTGPHRATAGGIGRTLASLLHRPYLIPAPAWTLRLGLGRAAADSLLLADADAVPDALTRSGFAFRHPTAPEALVAALD, encoded by the coding sequence ATGAACGACTCACGCATCGTCGTATCCGGTGCGAGCGGTCTGATCGGCGGGGCGCTCACGCGGTCGCTTCGCGGGGACGGCGTGCGCGTGGTGCACCTGGTTCGGCGTCCCGCCCGCAACGGCGACGAGATCGAGTGGCTCACCGGCGGCAGGCTCCACCCCGACGCGCTCGCGGGCGCTGCCGCCGTCGTGAACCTCAACGGCGCCAGCATCGGCCGGCTGCCCTGGGGCGCCGGCTACCGGCGCACGCTGCGCGAGTCGCGACTGCGGCCCACCTCGGTTCTCGCTGACGCTCTGCTCTCCCTGAAGGCCGATGCCCCTCCCCTGCTGTCGGCGTCGGCGGTGGGATATTACGGCGATCAGCCCGGCATCCGTCTGGACGAGAGTGCGGCATCCGGTGAGACCTTCCTCGCCGGCCTCTGCGTCGAGTGGGAGCGGGAGGCGATGCGGGCTGCCGCAGCGACGCGCGTCGCGCTGCTGCGCACCGCGCCGATCCTGCATCCGGATGCCGTGCTGAAGCCGATGATCGCCCTCACCCGCCTCGGGCTCGGCGGCCCGCTCGGATCAGGGCGGCAGGTATGGCCCTGGATCTCCCTGGAAGACGAGGTTCGAGCGATCCAGCACATCATCGACTCCGACCTGCACGGTCCGGTCAATCTCACCGGACCGCATCGGGCGACCGCTGGCGGGATCGGTCGCACCCTGGCTTCCCTGCTGCATCGGCCGTACCTCATCCCGGCGCCCGCCTGGACGCTGCGTCTGGGTCTCGGACGCGCCGCCGCAGACTCCCTGCTGCTGGCCGACGCCGACGCCGTGCCCGACGCGCTGACCCGCAGCGGGTTCGCATTCCGGCATCCCACCGCGCCGGAGGCTCTCGTCGCCGCGCTCGACTGA